Proteins from one Pseudoliparis swirei isolate HS2019 ecotype Mariana Trench chromosome 22, NWPU_hadal_v1, whole genome shotgun sequence genomic window:
- the mrpl51 gene encoding 39S ribosomal protein L51, mitochondrial: MSAYGYNVRFVVTVTKNISDTRSQLDVKTGTMSVLGVFLKAGASFCQSAGTLFHTARTISTGTCCRIRMHAIPKLKTVDRWTEKRSMFGVYDNIGILGDFIAHPKDLIVAPCWLKGFRGNEMLRLVRKKKMMGDKMMTMEKHNLEKRIRFLYRRYNRTGKRR; the protein is encoded by the exons ATGTCCGCTTATGGCTACAACGTACGTTTCGTTGTAACAGTTACGAAAAATATAAGTGACACTAGGTCGCAGCTGGACGTGAAAACTG GAACAATGTCTGTTCTGGGAGTTTTCCTGAAAGCTGGAGCGTCCTTCTGTCAGTCTGCTGGGACTCTGTTCCACACAGCCAGGACCATTTCCACCG GTACATGCTGTCGGATCAGGATGCATGCCATCCCGAAGCTGAAGACGGTGGACCGGTGGACTGAGAAGAGGAGCATGTTTGGAGTTTATGATAACATTGGCATCTTAG GAGACTTTATTGCTCATCCCAAAGACCTCATTGTGGCTCCCTGTTGGCTGAAGGGTTTCAGAGGCAATGAAATGCTTCGTCTTGttagaaagaagaagatgatgggaGACAAAATGATGACTATGGAAAAACACAACTTGGAGAAGAGGATCCGCTTCCTCTACAGACGCTACAATCGCACGGGCAAACGCCGCTAA
- the LOC130213494 gene encoding vesicle-associated membrane protein 1-like, protein MSAPDAAAPGGAPAAPGPDGAPGGAPPGPPNTSSNRRLQQTQAQVEEVVDIMRVNVDKVLERDQKLSELDDRADALQAGASQFESCAAKLKNKYWWKNCKMMIMMGIIGVIVVGILFLYFFY, encoded by the exons AT GTCTGCCCCGGATGCTGCTGCACCAGGTGgagctccagcagctcctggtcCCGATGGAGCCCCAGGCGGCGCACCTCCCGGCCCACCCAATACTTCCAGCAACCGCAGGCTACAGCAGACACAGGCCCAAGTCGAGGAG GTGGTGGATATCATGCGGGTGAACGTAGACAAGGTTTTGGAAAGGGACCAGAAGCTCTCAGAGCTGGATGACAGAGCGGATGCTCTCCAAGCCGGAGCCTCCCAGTTTGAAAGCTGCGCAGCTAAACTAAAGAACAAGTACTGGTGGAAGAACTGCAAG ATGATGATCATGATGGGTATCATCGGAGTCATTGTGGTTGGAATACTATTCT TGTACTTCTTCTACTGA